A section of the bacterium genome encodes:
- a CDS encoding error-prone DNA polymerase, producing MTAAGDGYVPLWCKSNFSFLEGASHPEELVETAAELGLPAVAVTDRDGVPGIVRAHVKARDLGVKLVVGSEVTVDDGSTIVLLAQDRGGYANLCRLVTEGRRRCPKGESRVAWREVAEHAGGLFALWGGDRSLLAGEAEPDVVARLLRDAFGPRIAALAARHKRAEEVESEARLRRRARRFGLPVAAAVEVLYHQRARRPLQDVLACTRAGVRLAAAGRATKPNGEHDLKPPAQFAKLFADDPGAVARTLAVAEDCTFRLDDLRYRYPSERLPEGRTTAQWLRELTFSGAAERYPGGVPHDVARQLEKELALIEELDYCGYFLTMWEIVQFCRGRAILCQGRGSAANSAVCFCLGITAVDPVRMNLLFERFLSRERAEPPDIDLDVAHERREEVIQHIYAKYGRDRAAMVSNVVRYRPRSAARDVGKALGIAETTLDKLSKLLPHYGELPPETLAAAGIDPEGRAGRLLVELADELLDFPRHLSIHPGGFLLGHEPVSTLVPIENAAMEGRTVVQWDKNDVEDLGLFKVDILALGALTLVDKCLASLKEQRGLDVSMATIPADDPPTFEMVSRGDTVGVFQIESRAQMAMLPRLKPRRFYDLVIEVSIIRPGPISGGMVHPYLRRRNGEEPVEYPHPSLVPVLEKTLGIPLFQEQVMKLAVVAADYTPGEADQLRRDMAAWRRTGRIEAHHVRIVERMTAKGIEPEFAERVFQQIRGFGEYGFPESHAASFALISYATAWLKRHYPAEFACALLDAQPMGFYAPSTIIEDARRHGVEVRPVDVLRSAFDTTLEAAGEGDPPAHSWDATLGPRFALRLGLRLVKGLGAADAAAIARALGDDERDGAAARGDGERDGSAARGDGADGGSALSRDGSAARPFASLDDFVRRTGLDRGALAALAEAGAFDGLGVD from the coding sequence CGGCTACGCCAACCTCTGCCGGCTCGTCACGGAAGGGCGGCGGCGCTGCCCGAAGGGGGAGAGCCGCGTCGCCTGGCGCGAGGTCGCGGAACACGCCGGCGGCCTCTTCGCGCTGTGGGGCGGGGACCGCTCGCTCCTCGCCGGCGAGGCGGAGCCGGACGTCGTCGCGCGCCTGCTGCGCGACGCCTTCGGCCCGCGGATCGCCGCGCTCGCCGCGCGCCACAAACGGGCCGAGGAAGTCGAAAGCGAAGCCCGGCTGCGCCGCCGCGCGCGCCGCTTCGGCCTGCCGGTCGCCGCCGCGGTGGAAGTCCTCTACCACCAGCGCGCGCGGCGGCCGCTGCAGGACGTCTTGGCCTGCACGCGGGCCGGCGTGCGCCTCGCCGCGGCGGGGCGGGCGACGAAGCCGAACGGCGAGCACGACCTCAAGCCGCCGGCGCAGTTCGCGAAGCTCTTCGCCGACGATCCCGGCGCCGTCGCGCGGACGCTCGCCGTCGCCGAGGACTGCACGTTCCGCCTCGACGACCTGCGCTACCGCTACCCCTCGGAGCGGCTGCCGGAAGGGCGCACGACGGCGCAGTGGCTGCGCGAACTGACCTTCTCCGGCGCGGCGGAGCGGTATCCCGGCGGCGTCCCGCACGACGTCGCGCGCCAACTGGAGAAGGAACTGGCGCTGATCGAGGAGCTCGACTACTGCGGCTACTTCCTCACGATGTGGGAGATCGTCCAGTTCTGCCGCGGGCGCGCCATCCTCTGCCAAGGGCGCGGCTCGGCGGCCAACTCCGCGGTCTGCTTCTGCCTCGGGATCACCGCCGTCGATCCGGTGCGGATGAACCTCCTCTTCGAGCGGTTCCTCTCGCGCGAGCGGGCCGAGCCGCCGGACATCGACCTCGACGTCGCGCACGAGCGGCGCGAGGAGGTCATCCAGCACATCTACGCGAAGTACGGGCGCGACCGCGCGGCGATGGTCTCGAACGTCGTCCGCTACCGGCCGCGCTCCGCGGCGCGCGACGTCGGCAAGGCGCTCGGCATCGCCGAGACGACGCTCGACAAGCTCTCCAAGCTGCTGCCGCACTACGGCGAGCTGCCGCCCGAGACGCTCGCCGCGGCCGGCATCGATCCCGAAGGGCGCGCGGGGCGGCTGCTCGTCGAGCTCGCCGACGAACTGCTCGACTTCCCGCGCCACCTCTCGATCCACCCCGGCGGCTTCCTGCTCGGGCACGAGCCGGTCTCGACGCTCGTGCCGATCGAGAACGCCGCGATGGAAGGGCGCACCGTCGTCCAGTGGGACAAGAACGACGTCGAGGACCTCGGCCTGTTCAAGGTGGACATCCTCGCCCTCGGCGCGCTGACGCTGGTGGACAAATGCCTCGCCTCGCTCAAGGAACAGCGCGGCCTCGACGTCTCGATGGCGACGATCCCCGCCGACGACCCGCCCACCTTCGAGATGGTCTCGCGCGGCGACACGGTCGGCGTCTTCCAGATCGAATCGCGGGCCCAGATGGCGATGCTTCCGCGGCTCAAGCCGCGCCGCTTCTACGACCTCGTGATCGAGGTCAGCATCATCCGCCCCGGGCCGATCTCGGGCGGGATGGTCCATCCGTACCTGCGCCGCCGGAACGGCGAGGAGCCGGTCGAGTACCCGCATCCTTCGCTCGTCCCGGTGCTGGAGAAGACGCTCGGCATCCCGCTCTTCCAGGAGCAGGTGATGAAGCTCGCCGTCGTCGCCGCCGACTACACCCCCGGCGAGGCGGACCAGCTGCGGCGCGACATGGCGGCCTGGCGGCGCACGGGACGGATCGAGGCCCACCATGTGCGGATCGTCGAGCGGATGACGGCGAAGGGGATCGAGCCGGAGTTCGCGGAGCGGGTCTTCCAGCAGATCCGCGGCTTCGGCGAGTACGGCTTTCCGGAGAGCCACGCCGCGAGCTTCGCGCTGATCAGCTACGCCACGGCGTGGCTCAAGCGGCACTACCCGGCGGAGTTCGCCTGCGCGCTGCTCGACGCGCAGCCGATGGGGTTCTACGCCCCCTCGACGATCATCGAGGACGCGCGGCGGCACGGCGTGGAGGTGCGGCCGGTGGACGTCCTCCGCAGCGCCTTCGACACGACGCTCGAGGCGGCGGGGGAGGGCGATCCGCCGGCGCATTCGTGGGACGCGACGCTCGGGCCGCGCTTCGCGCTCCGCCTCGGCCTGCGGCTCGTCAAAGGGCTCGGCGCGGCCGACGCGGCGGCGATCGCGCGCGCCCTCGGCGACGACGAACGCGACGGCGCGGCCGCACGCGGCGACGGCGAACGAGACGGCTCGGCCGCCCGCGGCGACGGCGCGGACGGCGGTTCGGCGCTCTCGCGCGACGGCTCGGCGGCGCGTCCGTTCGCGTCGCTCGACGACTTCGTGCGGCGGACCGGCCTCGACCGCGGCGCGCTCGCCGCGCTGGCCGAGGCCGGGGCGTTCGACGGCCTCGGCGTCGATC